In Terriglobia bacterium, one DNA window encodes the following:
- a CDS encoding DUF72 domain-containing protein: MQATFPSNLRVGTSSWSSPDWCGTFYPESIDPGDMISAYARQLSTVEIDSTWYHLPSQTMVDGWGARTPAGFVFSAKVPRVISHEKYLEGCEAELHQFLAAMARLGEKLGPLVLQFPYVAKGKDPEEYATGAQFLARLKKFLRVLPGGFQWAVEIRNSRWVQPELLDVLQSREISLVFIDYYTMDPLPKLATRRGIFTAPFVYIRFLGNRKQMDAAVQSARAEGKRDSDWGSLLVDRTQQLKSWMPAIREIVAGHVPTYVYFNNHYAGYAPGSVELFSRLWNEADGQDPPPGRQNRGAPENERLRPPGGSC, encoded by the coding sequence ATGCAGGCAACATTTCCGTCCAACCTTCGCGTGGGGACTTCGAGCTGGAGCTCCCCGGACTGGTGCGGCACCTTCTACCCGGAGTCGATCGATCCTGGCGACATGATCTCTGCGTATGCGCGGCAACTCTCCACCGTGGAGATAGACTCGACCTGGTACCACCTGCCGAGCCAGACCATGGTCGATGGCTGGGGCGCCCGCACGCCCGCGGGATTTGTTTTTTCGGCCAAAGTCCCCCGTGTGATCAGTCACGAGAAATACCTGGAAGGTTGCGAAGCGGAGCTGCACCAGTTTCTCGCAGCCATGGCGCGGCTGGGGGAAAAACTTGGTCCCCTCGTCCTGCAGTTCCCGTACGTGGCCAAAGGGAAGGATCCCGAAGAGTATGCGACGGGGGCGCAGTTTCTCGCCCGCCTGAAGAAATTCCTCAGGGTGCTTCCCGGCGGCTTCCAATGGGCGGTCGAGATTCGCAACTCGCGCTGGGTGCAGCCGGAGCTTCTCGACGTCCTCCAGAGCCGCGAGATCTCACTGGTCTTCATCGATTATTACACGATGGACCCGCTTCCCAAGCTTGCGACGCGCAGGGGGATCTTTACCGCCCCCTTTGTCTACATCCGTTTTTTAGGGAATCGCAAACAGATGGATGCAGCCGTCCAGAGTGCGCGGGCGGAAGGAAAGCGGGATTCAGATTGGGGGAGTTTGCTCGTGGACCGGACCCAACAGTTGAAGTCCTGGATGCCTGCGATACGGGAGATCGTGGCCGGGCACGTCCCCACTTATGTGTATTTCAACAACCACTACGCCGGTTACGCTCCCGGATCGGTAGAACTCTTCTCCAGGTTGTGGAATGAAGCGGACGGACAGGATCCCCCGCCGGGACGCCAGAACCGCGGGGCGCCAGAGAATGAACGGTTGCGGCCTCCTGGCGGTTCATGTTAG
- the mutY gene encoding A/G-specific adenine glycosylase, translating into MNSPVDRSWKREKIRKLQERLLAWYRHHKRVLPWRSNPTPYRVWIAEIMLQQTRVQTVLPYYDRFLARFPDVGALAAASESEIMELWAGLGYYRRAGQLRNAARKIITESGGRFPQTLEGIRKLPGVGRYTAGAIHSIAFSRPEPVVDGNVRRVISRLQGIAGAPDSYFWHQAESWLARDEPADFNQAVMELGALVCVPSRPLCGGCPLRSLCRSCRLNRVPPSSRRPVRAKESVQLVMLVVECDGRVLLARQAETGYIPGEWGLPVRILRKGARPLSCARSLARRVLGTVPPLHAGPSVRHGITHRRILAHVCRAALKPPLLRLADGGRFAWFQKSELGRLLTSSLYRKGMAAAKTGCCRCCPEVQEPAPRLHEPGG; encoded by the coding sequence GTGAACAGCCCAGTGGATCGGAGTTGGAAAAGGGAGAAAATACGGAAACTCCAGGAGCGGCTTCTAGCCTGGTACAGGCACCACAAGCGCGTGCTCCCCTGGCGTAGCAATCCTACGCCCTACCGTGTCTGGATTGCAGAAATCATGCTCCAGCAAACCCGGGTTCAGACCGTTCTCCCGTACTATGACCGCTTCCTCGCGCGGTTTCCCGATGTCGGTGCTCTGGCTGCGGCCTCGGAAAGCGAGATCATGGAGCTGTGGGCAGGCCTGGGGTATTACCGGCGTGCGGGGCAGCTTCGGAACGCCGCACGGAAGATCATCACCGAATCGGGGGGCAGGTTTCCTCAGACTCTCGAGGGGATCAGGAAACTCCCGGGCGTGGGCCGCTATACGGCAGGTGCAATTCACTCCATAGCCTTCAGCCGGCCCGAACCGGTGGTGGACGGCAACGTGCGCCGAGTCATCAGCCGCCTGCAGGGCATCGCCGGCGCGCCGGACAGTTACTTCTGGCATCAGGCAGAGTCGTGGCTCGCAAGAGACGAACCCGCCGATTTTAACCAGGCAGTCATGGAACTCGGCGCCCTGGTATGCGTGCCGTCCCGCCCGCTTTGTGGCGGGTGCCCGCTCAGGTCTCTGTGCAGATCGTGCCGGCTGAACCGGGTGCCCCCCTCAAGCAGGCGTCCGGTGCGCGCAAAGGAATCTGTCCAACTCGTTATGCTCGTGGTGGAATGCGACGGGAGGGTGCTGCTCGCACGGCAGGCGGAGACCGGATACATACCAGGCGAATGGGGACTGCCGGTGCGCATCCTGCGAAAGGGGGCCCGACCTCTTTCCTGCGCCAGGAGCCTGGCGCGCCGGGTCCTTGGCACCGTTCCCCCCCTCCATGCAGGTCCCAGTGTGCGTCACGGCATTACCCACCGGCGCATTCTAGCGCATGTCTGCCGGGCGGCACTCAAGCCCCCGCTGCTCCGGCTCGCCGATGGCGGACGATTCGCATGGTTCCAGAAATCCGAGCTCGGCCGGCTTCTGACCTCATCGCTATATCGCAAGGGCATGGCCGCTGCTAAAACTGGCTGTTGCCGTTGCTGTCCAGAGGTGCAAGAACCAGCACCCCGCCTGCACGAACCCGGAGGTTGA
- a CDS encoding FtsX-like permease family protein, with protein sequence MKFLELLLRNLARNRRRTILTITSIAASLFLVATLRTVLTELQSSADTPESALRLVTRHRVSIVNILPIAYRAQIAQVDGVKAVIASLWFGGVYKDPKNFFPQFAVSADQFFIVNADMRMPESQKQAFLEDRTGAIAGENLAERFGWKIGDRIHLLGTFFEFDPELTLRGIYGGGYDGGSSLYFHWDYFNEGVNDRGFTVMYSILARSAADVPAVADGVDSLFRNTSAPTKTETEKAFVLAFLSQVGNVRLLITTIATVVIFTIVLVAANTMAMSIRERVREIAILKALGFRKLHILWLLVGESTLLALGGALIGAYAARVAFLRVKISSITAGFVQRFYVTNGTVLLCAAIGIFVGVAAAGIPAWHAARKRAVDALREI encoded by the coding sequence ATGAAGTTCCTCGAATTGCTTCTGAGAAATCTGGCTCGCAACCGGCGGCGAACGATACTCACCATTACCAGCATCGCGGCATCGCTGTTTCTTGTGGCAACGCTGCGGACGGTACTCACAGAGTTGCAGAGCTCAGCCGACACCCCGGAGTCTGCGTTGCGCCTGGTGACCCGGCACAGGGTCTCCATCGTCAACATCCTGCCCATTGCCTATCGCGCCCAAATCGCCCAGGTCGACGGGGTGAAGGCAGTGATTGCCTCGCTCTGGTTCGGCGGCGTCTATAAAGATCCCAAAAACTTCTTCCCCCAATTCGCCGTCAGCGCCGATCAGTTTTTTATCGTCAACGCTGACATGCGCATGCCGGAGAGCCAGAAACAGGCCTTCCTCGAGGACCGGACCGGGGCGATCGCCGGTGAGAACCTGGCCGAGCGGTTCGGCTGGAAGATCGGCGACAGGATCCATTTGCTCGGCACGTTTTTTGAGTTCGACCCGGAGTTGACGCTCCGTGGAATTTATGGCGGAGGCTACGACGGCGGCAGTTCGCTGTACTTTCACTGGGACTACTTTAATGAGGGGGTGAACGACAGAGGGTTCACCGTCATGTATTCGATCCTCGCGCGCTCGGCAGCGGATGTGCCGGCAGTGGCGGACGGGGTGGACAGCCTGTTCCGCAACACGAGCGCGCCGACCAAGACAGAGACCGAAAAGGCCTTTGTACTTGCCTTTCTCTCCCAGGTGGGCAATGTCCGGCTTCTGATCACCACGATTGCGACGGTGGTGATCTTCACGATCGTGCTTGTGGCCGCGAACACCATGGCGATGTCAATCCGCGAGCGCGTGCGCGAGATTGCCATCCTGAAGGCGCTGGGGTTCAGAAAGCTCCACATCCTGTGGCTGCTCGTCGGCGAGTCGACTCTCCTCGCTTTGGGCGGCGCGCTCATCGGCGCTTATGCCGCACGTGTGGCCTTTCTCCGGGTAAAGATATCGTCGATCACTGCAGGGTTCGTGCAACGCTTCTACGTAACAAACGGGACTGTCCTGCTTTGCGCCGCGATCGGGATTTTCGTCGGGGTCGCGGCCGCGGGAATTCCCGCCTGGCACGCCGCGCGCAAGCGGGCAGTGGATGCGCTGCGCGAGATCTAG
- a CDS encoding ABC transporter ATP-binding protein translates to MTIMAEPLIEMTGLSKTFRRDSVEIPVLRNINLEVYEGDFISLMGPSGSGKSTLLNIVAGIDRPTGGELHVLDADLLSMTEDQLATWRNHHVGFVFQHFNLIPVLTAFGNVELPLLLTSLNRRERREHVTTALKLVGLTDRADHFPRQLSGGQEQRVAMARAIVTDPTFILADEPTGDLDAESAVEVMEVLHGLNQQFHKTILLVTHDPRAAAYAKVRHYLDKGVLEEKQE, encoded by the coding sequence ATGACGATCATGGCCGAACCGCTGATCGAGATGACGGGTCTGAGCAAGACATTCAGGCGGGACAGCGTGGAAATCCCGGTGTTGCGCAACATCAATCTCGAAGTGTATGAAGGCGATTTCATCAGCCTCATGGGGCCATCGGGATCGGGGAAAAGCACACTTCTCAACATCGTTGCCGGGATCGACCGGCCGACAGGCGGAGAACTGCATGTGCTCGATGCCGACCTGCTCTCCATGACCGAGGACCAGCTTGCCACCTGGCGCAACCATCATGTCGGATTCGTCTTCCAGCATTTCAACCTGATCCCCGTCCTGACGGCCTTCGGCAACGTGGAACTGCCCTTGCTGCTCACCTCGCTGAACCGCCGGGAACGGCGCGAGCATGTCACGACTGCGCTCAAGCTGGTCGGCCTGACAGACCGTGCCGACCACTTTCCGCGCCAGCTCTCCGGGGGACAGGAACAGCGCGTCGCCATGGCGCGCGCCATTGTGACGGATCCTACGTTCATCCTGGCCGACGAGCCCACGGGCGACCTGGACGCCGAGTCGGCCGTGGAGGTGATGGAGGTGCTGCATGGTCTCAACCAGCAGTTCCACAAGACCATCCTGTTGGTGACCCATGACCCCCGCGCGGCTGCCTACGCCAAGGTCAGGCACTATCTCGACAAAGGCGTCCTGGAGGAAAAGCAGGAATAA
- a CDS encoding ABC transporter permease, which yields MKIPLRYNIGSLWARRTGTVMTVFGIGLTVSIFITMTALVAGLESTFVETGHDDQLIVIRQGSLNETNSYFGRDLFQVVRFLPGIAQGTGQGPLAIGEIVVNVNHTRMGGESSNIILRGTSEQVLTLRPEAKIVEGRMFRSGLREVVASRSLSRRFQNLTPGATVRFGRSDWAVVGLFDTGGTAYDSEVWADYGAVAQDWDRPIYSSILLRVESQSAAELIRKRIADDQRINLQAIPQKQYFADQASTAVGIKMLGNFIAVIMGVGACFAAMNMMYGSVMSRSREIATLRAIGFRRRNILASFLLESMLLGLLGGLLGCLLALPMHGISAATANFETFSEVLFHFKLTPEILLRGLVFSLVVGITGGYLPARRAARVRLIELLRD from the coding sequence TTGAAAATTCCGCTTCGATACAACATAGGCAGTCTCTGGGCCCGGCGTACGGGCACCGTCATGACTGTTTTCGGCATTGGTCTCACGGTATCGATATTTATTACCATGACGGCACTCGTCGCCGGCCTGGAATCAACGTTTGTCGAGACCGGTCATGACGATCAGTTGATCGTGATCCGCCAGGGATCGCTCAACGAAACCAACAGCTACTTCGGCCGCGACCTGTTCCAGGTTGTCCGTTTCCTCCCGGGAATCGCACAGGGGACGGGCCAGGGACCCCTCGCCATCGGGGAGATCGTCGTCAACGTCAACCATACGCGCATGGGAGGCGAAAGCTCGAACATCATCCTGCGGGGCACTTCCGAACAGGTGTTGACGCTGCGGCCTGAGGCGAAGATCGTGGAGGGACGGATGTTCCGGAGCGGACTGCGCGAGGTGGTTGCGAGCCGTTCACTGTCGCGGCGCTTCCAGAACCTGACGCCGGGCGCGACGGTTCGCTTCGGGCGCAGCGACTGGGCGGTCGTGGGCCTGTTCGATACCGGTGGAACCGCTTATGACTCCGAGGTGTGGGCGGATTACGGTGCCGTGGCCCAGGATTGGGACCGCCCGATCTATTCCTCCATACTCTTGCGCGTGGAAAGCCAATCTGCGGCGGAGCTGATTCGCAAGCGCATTGCCGACGACCAGAGAATCAATCTGCAGGCGATCCCGCAGAAGCAGTACTTCGCAGATCAGGCGTCGACTGCCGTCGGGATCAAAATGCTCGGCAACTTCATCGCCGTCATCATGGGCGTCGGCGCATGCTTCGCCGCCATGAACATGATGTACGGCTCGGTTATGTCGCGCTCGCGCGAGATTGCCACCCTGCGAGCGATCGGCTTCCGGAGAAGAAACATCCTGGCATCTTTCCTGCTCGAATCGATGCTGCTCGGATTGTTGGGGGGCCTCCTCGGTTGTCTGCTCGCTCTGCCGATGCATGGCATTTCTGCGGCGACCGCGAATTTCGAAACCTTCAGCGAGGTGCTTTTTCACTTCAAGCTCACGCCGGAGATTCTCCTGCGCGGACTGGTGTTCTCGCTCGTAGTCGGAATCACGGGCGGCTACCTTCCGGCGCGCCGCGCGGCCCGTGTCAGGCTCATTGAATTATTGAGGGATTAA
- a CDS encoding FtsX-like permease family protein, which produces MKYLQFLLRNLLRNRRRTILTVTSIAVSLFLVTTLRTVLTELESPPSTPESALRLITRHRVSLANMLPIAYRAKIAQVEGVEAVVGEMWFGGVYKDPKNFFPQFSVDTDQFFAVNADMVLPESEKEAFLADRTGALVGDNLAERFGWKAGDRIHLTGALFEFDPELTVRAIYRAGSDDGSSLFFHWEYFNEGLKASGFAGSDFTGTFSIRVRSADEVAAVAGRVDELFHNSTAPTKTESEKAFVLGFLTMMGNVRFLITAISSVVIFTIVLVASNTMAMSIRERIREIGILKALGFKKAHVLSLLIGESTLLAMMGALIGSLGAKALFSRFKISSFTAGFVQRFNVTMGTVALCAAIGLFVGVVAAGVPAWQAARRQVVDALRRVD; this is translated from the coding sequence ATGAAATATTTGCAGTTTCTCCTCAGGAATTTGCTGCGCAACCGGCGGCGCACCATTCTCACCGTGACAAGTATCGCCGTATCCCTGTTCCTGGTCACAACTCTGCGGACGGTGCTGACGGAACTGGAGAGCCCGCCGTCGACTCCCGAGTCGGCTCTTCGTCTGATCACGAGGCATCGGGTTTCTCTGGCCAATATGTTGCCTATCGCGTATCGGGCCAAGATCGCGCAGGTGGAGGGGGTGGAAGCGGTCGTCGGGGAGATGTGGTTTGGCGGCGTCTACAAGGATCCCAAGAATTTCTTTCCGCAGTTTTCTGTCGACACCGACCAGTTCTTTGCCGTCAACGCAGACATGGTCCTGCCGGAAAGCGAGAAGGAAGCCTTTCTCGCTGACCGAACCGGCGCTTTGGTGGGGGACAATCTCGCGGAGCGTTTCGGGTGGAAAGCAGGCGATAGGATCCATCTGACCGGGGCTTTGTTCGAGTTTGATCCGGAATTGACGGTGCGCGCCATTTATAGGGCGGGCTCCGATGACGGCAGCAGCCTGTTTTTCCACTGGGAATATTTCAACGAAGGGCTGAAAGCAAGCGGCTTCGCAGGGTCCGACTTCACCGGCACGTTTTCGATCCGTGTCCGTTCGGCCGACGAGGTGGCTGCGGTCGCCGGCCGGGTGGACGAACTCTTTCACAACAGCACTGCCCCCACAAAGACCGAGAGTGAGAAGGCATTCGTGCTCGGCTTCCTGACGATGATGGGGAATGTCCGGTTCTTGATCACTGCGATCTCATCGGTGGTGATCTTCACGATTGTACTGGTCGCATCCAACACGATGGCGATGTCGATCCGTGAACGGATCCGGGAGATCGGCATTTTGAAAGCGCTTGGTTTCAAGAAAGCTCATGTCCTTTCTCTTCTGATCGGCGAGTCCACATTGCTCGCGATGATGGGAGCGCTGATCGGCTCTCTGGGTGCAAAAGCGCTCTTTTCGCGGTTCAAGATTTCGTCCTTTACGGCCGGCTTCGTGCAGCGATTCAACGTGACCATGGGCACCGTGGCGTTATGCGCTGCCATCGGGCTGTTTGTGGGAGTGGTGGCTGCGGGCGTCCCCGCGTGGCAGGCCGCGCGCAGGCAGGTCGTGGATGCGCTGCGCAGAGTCGATTGA
- a CDS encoding vitamin B12-dependent ribonucleotide reductase has protein sequence MESNRAVPSEQGVAARYAAEERKEAPTGVEFPRHFTRKGVSPYDEIEWESRTATISNEKGEVLFQQENVEIPKAWSQTATNIVVSKYFHGQVGTPQRENSVRQLVSRVVRTMTEWGVKGGYFASEAAAGVFGDELAFLLLNQYVSFNSPVWFNCGVEPRPQCSACFINSVEDTMDSILELARTEGRLFKWGSGTGTNLSPLRSSRARLSSGGIASGPVSFMKGFDAFAGVIKSGGKTRRAAKMVILNIDHPDIEEFIECKAKEEKKAWVLIEAGYDAAVDGAAYSSIFFQNANNSVRVTDEFMEEVERDGVWETKERRTGDVIHTYKARDLMKRIAASTHICGDPGMQFDTTINKWHTCKNSGRINASNPCSEYMFLDDSACNLASFNLMKFVDSNGDFDAASFRRAVDIVISAQEFIIDNASYPTDKIAVNSHEYRPLGMGYANLGALLMYNGLAYDSEEGRDYAAAITAVMTGEAYLQSARIASKLGPCPGYAGNRDPFLEVMRMHRNALQKVNPKHVPKDLMQAAQEAWDLAVLEGTVHGYRNAQATVLAPTGTIGFMMDCDTTGVEPDLALVKFKKLVGGGVMKIVNNTVPTALAKLGYPKDQVEAITRFIDENGTIEGAPFVRPEHLTVFDCAFKAQRGTRSIHYLGHLKMMSAVQPFISGAISKTVNVPEHVTVEEIMETYMQAWKMGVKAIAIYRDNSKHTQPLTAGKGKTATQPAEAPAFRPVRRKLPSERRAITHKFTIGGHEGYITVGMYDEGQPGEIFLVMAKEGSTISGLMDSFATAISLALQYGVPLRVLIDKFAHVRFEPSGHTGNPEVPYAKSIVDYIFRWLASKFLPRDEQLQTGVHVRDVASATVPALTPTGDSVDPLQGFKSMYALDDAPTCAGCGSIMVRNGSCYKCMNCGETSGCS, from the coding sequence ATGGAAAGCAACAGGGCAGTGCCTTCGGAACAAGGTGTCGCAGCGAGATATGCGGCAGAGGAGCGGAAGGAAGCCCCGACCGGTGTCGAATTTCCTCGTCATTTCACGCGCAAGGGTGTGTCTCCTTATGATGAAATCGAGTGGGAGAGCAGGACTGCTACCATTTCGAACGAAAAAGGCGAGGTGCTTTTCCAGCAAGAAAACGTGGAGATCCCCAAAGCGTGGTCTCAGACGGCCACGAACATTGTGGTCTCGAAGTATTTCCATGGGCAGGTAGGCACGCCGCAGCGCGAGAACAGCGTGCGCCAGCTGGTGAGCCGGGTCGTCCGTACCATGACCGAGTGGGGTGTCAAAGGCGGCTATTTTGCTTCCGAAGCGGCGGCCGGCGTATTCGGCGACGAGCTTGCGTTTCTCCTGTTGAACCAGTATGTCTCATTCAATTCTCCGGTCTGGTTCAACTGCGGTGTCGAGCCTAGGCCGCAGTGCTCGGCCTGCTTCATCAATTCCGTCGAAGATACCATGGACTCCATCCTGGAACTGGCGCGCACCGAGGGGCGTCTCTTCAAGTGGGGATCAGGCACGGGAACCAACCTGTCTCCATTGCGCTCTTCGCGGGCACGGCTTTCGAGCGGGGGGATTGCCTCCGGTCCGGTCAGCTTCATGAAGGGTTTCGACGCCTTCGCCGGCGTGATCAAGAGCGGCGGCAAGACGCGCCGGGCGGCCAAGATGGTGATTCTCAACATCGATCACCCCGACATCGAGGAATTCATCGAATGCAAGGCCAAGGAGGAGAAAAAAGCCTGGGTTCTGATCGAGGCGGGTTATGACGCAGCTGTCGACGGAGCAGCATACTCCAGCATATTTTTCCAGAATGCCAACAACAGTGTGCGGGTCACGGACGAGTTCATGGAGGAGGTGGAGCGGGATGGCGTGTGGGAGACCAAAGAGCGGCGCACGGGGGATGTCATTCACACATACAAGGCTCGTGACCTGATGAAGAGGATCGCGGCGTCGACACACATCTGCGGCGACCCGGGGATGCAGTTCGACACTACCATCAACAAATGGCACACTTGTAAGAACTCGGGGCGCATCAACGCCTCCAATCCATGCTCCGAATACATGTTTCTGGATGACTCTGCCTGCAATCTGGCTTCCTTCAACCTCATGAAGTTCGTCGACAGCAATGGGGACTTCGATGCTGCGAGCTTTCGCCGGGCCGTCGACATCGTGATCTCGGCCCAGGAGTTCATTATCGACAATGCCAGTTATCCGACTGACAAAATCGCCGTCAACAGTCACGAATATCGGCCGCTGGGCATGGGTTATGCAAATCTGGGCGCACTTTTGATGTACAACGGCCTGGCCTATGACAGCGAGGAGGGGCGGGATTATGCGGCGGCGATTACTGCCGTAATGACGGGAGAGGCTTACCTTCAGTCGGCGCGCATCGCCTCGAAGCTTGGCCCCTGTCCGGGTTATGCCGGCAACCGGGATCCCTTCCTCGAGGTCATGCGTATGCATCGCAATGCTCTGCAAAAAGTCAATCCCAAGCACGTGCCCAAGGATCTGATGCAGGCGGCGCAGGAGGCCTGGGATCTGGCGGTTCTCGAGGGGACGGTTCATGGATATCGCAATGCCCAGGCCACCGTCCTCGCGCCCACCGGCACGATCGGCTTCATGATGGACTGCGACACGACCGGCGTTGAGCCGGATCTCGCCCTGGTGAAATTCAAGAAACTGGTTGGCGGCGGGGTCATGAAGATCGTGAACAACACGGTGCCGACGGCGCTGGCCAAGCTTGGCTATCCGAAAGATCAGGTCGAAGCGATCACCAGGTTCATCGACGAGAACGGCACGATCGAGGGTGCACCGTTCGTGCGGCCGGAGCACCTCACTGTGTTCGACTGCGCCTTCAAGGCTCAGCGGGGCACGCGCTCGATCCACTACCTGGGTCACCTCAAGATGATGAGCGCGGTGCAGCCCTTCATCTCCGGCGCCATCTCCAAGACCGTGAATGTGCCCGAGCACGTCACGGTCGAGGAAATCATGGAAACTTACATGCAGGCGTGGAAGATGGGGGTGAAAGCAATCGCCATCTACCGGGATAACTCCAAGCACACTCAGCCTCTGACTGCGGGCAAAGGCAAGACCGCCACCCAGCCCGCGGAGGCCCCGGCATTCCGGCCCGTGCGCCGCAAGCTCCCCTCTGAACGGCGTGCCATAACCCATAAGTTCACGATCGGGGGGCACGAAGGCTACATCACGGTGGGAATGTACGACGAAGGGCAGCCGGGCGAGATCTTTCTGGTGATGGCCAAGGAGGGAAGCACCATCTCCGGACTGATGGATTCCTTTGCAACGGCAATCTCCCTTGCGCTCCAGTACGGAGTCCCGCTCAGGGTGCTCATCGACAAGTTCGCCCATGTGCGCTTCGAGCCGTCGGGGCACACAGGCAATCCGGAAGTCCCCTACGCCAAATCGATCGTGGACTACATCTTCCGGTGGCTGGCTTCCAAGTTCCTGCCCCGCGATGAGCAGCTTCAGACGGGAGTTCATGTCCGCGACGTTGCTTCCGCGACCGTCCCCGCGCTCACGCCGACAGGCGACAGCGTCGATCCGCTGCAGGGCTTCAAATCCATGTATGCCCTCGATGACGCGCCGACCTGCGCCGGATGCGGAAGCATCATGGTGCGCAACGGATCCTGTTACAAGTGCATGAACTGCGGCGAGACCAGCGGCTGCTCCTAG
- a CDS encoding ACT domain-containing protein — protein sequence MAVLSAELKKLLVRTKLTVLPEDYLVIRLPQDIKPIPGEWYRPATTRFAVFIREPKEISLIVTRRKWLRMQNIFDRRTVSAPMKVIGFDHKLSMVVPGYMSVIGSILANSKISALPVSTLSSDHILVQKADLPRAVRLLRHLIQNCHE from the coding sequence ATGGCTGTTCTCTCTGCTGAACTGAAAAAGCTATTAGTCCGCACTAAGCTGACGGTGCTGCCCGAAGACTACCTGGTAATACGACTGCCTCAGGACATCAAACCCATTCCTGGGGAATGGTATCGCCCTGCAACCACTCGATTTGCGGTTTTCATCAGAGAACCGAAGGAGATCAGCCTGATCGTGACGCGCCGAAAGTGGCTGCGGATGCAGAACATTTTTGACAGGCGCACGGTATCGGCTCCCATGAAGGTGATCGGATTTGACCACAAGCTTTCCATGGTCGTCCCTGGCTACATGTCGGTTATTGGGAGCATCTTGGCGAACTCGAAAATCAGTGCGCTGCCGGTCTCTACTCTCTCAAGCGATCATATACTGGTACAGAAGGCCGATCTTCCGCGCGCTGTCCGCCTCCTGCGACATCTCATTCAGAATTGCCACGAGTAG
- a CDS encoding peroxiredoxin produces the protein MHHRLVAGIPLLLTWSILIAFAQQPPANQTGTLKVGDKAPDFSLPDQDGKPVRLSSLLGKGRVVLAFYVKAFTSGUTLEVQGYRDNMDKFRKSNAQVLGISVDSIADQKEFARQNKADFPLLSDSKGEVARLYGVLNKENGLANRATLVVDAQGKIISIELGRSAIDVAGALSACSK, from the coding sequence ATGCATCATCGACTCGTGGCAGGTATCCCGTTGCTCCTGACCTGGAGCATTCTCATCGCTTTTGCGCAGCAGCCTCCTGCGAACCAGACCGGCACGCTGAAGGTCGGTGACAAGGCTCCCGACTTCAGCCTGCCGGATCAGGACGGCAAACCTGTGCGGCTTTCAAGCCTCCTCGGGAAGGGTAGAGTCGTCTTGGCGTTCTACGTTAAAGCCTTTACCTCCGGCTGAACACTCGAAGTACAGGGCTACCGGGATAATATGGACAAATTCCGGAAGTCCAATGCCCAGGTGCTGGGCATCAGTGTTGATTCCATCGCCGACCAGAAAGAGTTCGCCAGACAGAACAAGGCCGATTTTCCCCTCCTGAGCGATTCCAAAGGCGAGGTTGCTCGACTTTACGGCGTGCTGAACAAGGAAAACGGCTTGGCCAACCGCGCAACGCTGGTCGTCGACGCGCAGGGGAAGATCATCAGTATTGAGCTCGGCAGAAGCGCAATCGATGTGGCAGGAGCACTCTCAGCTTGCTCGAAGTAG
- a CDS encoding DUF1684 domain-containing protein, translating into MQKSKCGKALLWVLAFGLLTETALFTACAEGPQAPATPVDPVLRARRERDIAFKSDPQSPIPAQDRTRFQGLEYFPLNPDLRFRVQLNRYPVPERIRMATNTGEVRDGLKYGYFEFRAGGVACRLQVYRLDDNDNPGQPSLFIPFRDATTGKETYAAGRYLDLRENTSGLYDLDFNRAYNPSCAYGGDFSCPIPPEENRLSIQIRAGEKDYPHAPIH; encoded by the coding sequence ATGCAGAAGTCCAAGTGCGGCAAGGCGCTTCTATGGGTTCTGGCATTCGGACTGCTTACTGAGACGGCCCTTTTTACAGCTTGCGCCGAGGGCCCGCAAGCCCCGGCCACGCCGGTTGATCCTGTGTTGCGAGCCAGGAGAGAACGGGACATTGCGTTCAAGTCGGATCCTCAATCCCCCATTCCGGCACAGGACCGGACTCGCTTCCAGGGCCTCGAATACTTCCCGCTTAACCCTGATCTGCGTTTCCGTGTGCAACTCAACCGCTACCCCGTTCCTGAACGCATCAGGATGGCTACCAATACCGGTGAAGTGAGGGATGGCCTGAAGTATGGCTACTTCGAGTTTCGTGCCGGAGGAGTAGCTTGCCGGCTGCAGGTTTATCGCCTGGATGACAATGATAATCCCGGGCAACCCTCTCTGTTCATACCGTTTCGAGATGCCACGACCGGAAAGGAAACCTATGCGGCGGGCCGTTATCTGGACCTGCGGGAGAATACCTCCGGTCTCTACGACCTCGATTTTAATCGGGCTTACAACCCGTCTTGTGCTTACGGAGGGGACTTCAGTTGCCCCATTCCTCCGGAGGAGAACCGGCTCTCGATCCAGATCCGGGCCGGAGAGAAGGACTATCCGCACGCACCCATTCATTGA